One window of Deltaproteobacteria bacterium genomic DNA carries:
- the uvrA gene encoding excinuclease ABC subunit UvrA: MEPQSILIKGARQHNLKNIDVQIPRNQLVVITGISGSGKSSLAFDTIYAEGQRRYVESLSSYARQFLQQMGKPDVDTIEGLSPAISIEQKTTSRNPRSTVGTVTEIYDYLRLLFARVGKATCYQCGRDIVAQTLSQMVDRVLKLPEGARIHLLAPIVRGRKGEHQKELAEFQKKGFVRVRIDGQVYNLESLPALDKNKQHNIDIVVDRLVIKPDIKTRLADSLETALNFSEGLAKIEILDGKENAEILFSEKSACIECGISYPEIAPRMFSFNSPHGACETCDGIGSKMFIDSELVIGNPNLSLREGAVIPWAGRHSLYYHGIMEALAKHYKFDLYTPFKDLPEKLQKIILWGSHGEKIRFYYERGEGRDFYVAPFEGVVPILERRFKTTDSDLVREDIERFMNTQPCRTCMGGRLNRQALAIKVGDQNIYQWTQLSITTCLEEFQKLKLGRKDSKIAERILKEITDRLRFLVNVGVGYLSLDRTAGTLSGGEAQRIRLATQIGSSLVGVLYILDEPSIGLHQRDNQRLIDTLKRLRDIGNTVLVVEHDEDAIRSSDYVIDMGPGAGIQGGYVVAAGTPQQVANHPKSLTGQFLSGKKMIPLPKERRPGNGNFLELLGCTQNNLKNINLKIPLGTFTCITGVSGSGKSTLISETLYKALMQYLFSSKDIPGKHSKVNGLEYIDKVINIDQSPIGRTPRSNPATYTGLFAPIRDLFAMSQEAKVRGYKPGRFSFNVKGGRCEACEGDGLLRIEMHFLPDVYVECDECHGTRYNRETLEVKYKNYSIADILAMDIKKAMEVLANIPTVRKILQTLLDVGLGYIELGQSATTLSGGEAQRIKLSKELAKRATGRTLYILDEPTTGLHFADIHNLIEVLQRLVDQGNTVVVIEHNLDVIKTADHLIDLGPEGGDLGGYVVAEGTPEEISKNRKSYTGQYLARLLLEKEKRSVA; the protein is encoded by the coding sequence ATGGAACCACAATCTATTCTCATCAAAGGTGCCAGGCAGCATAATCTCAAAAATATTGACGTGCAAATTCCGCGCAATCAGTTGGTGGTGATTACTGGGATATCAGGTTCGGGCAAATCATCTTTAGCTTTTGATACGATTTATGCGGAGGGGCAGCGGCGTTATGTTGAATCGCTTTCTTCTTATGCCCGGCAATTTTTGCAACAAATGGGTAAGCCCGATGTAGACACGATCGAAGGCCTATCGCCTGCCATCAGCATTGAACAAAAGACTACCAGCCGTAACCCTCGCTCAACCGTTGGCACCGTGACTGAGATTTATGATTATTTGAGGTTGCTTTTTGCCCGCGTGGGTAAGGCCACCTGTTATCAATGTGGGCGTGATATTGTGGCCCAAACTTTATCGCAAATGGTGGATCGGGTTTTAAAATTGCCAGAAGGGGCGCGCATTCATTTATTGGCCCCCATTGTGAGAGGGCGTAAAGGGGAACATCAAAAAGAGTTAGCTGAATTTCAAAAAAAGGGGTTTGTGCGGGTGCGCATCGATGGGCAGGTTTACAATTTAGAATCGCTGCCCGCCCTCGATAAAAACAAACAACATAACATTGATATCGTGGTGGATCGTTTGGTGATCAAACCCGATATTAAAACCCGGCTGGCGGATAGCCTAGAGACAGCGCTCAACTTTTCAGAAGGTTTGGCCAAAATAGAAATTCTCGATGGGAAGGAAAACGCTGAAATTTTATTCAGCGAAAAATCTGCCTGCATCGAATGCGGCATTAGCTATCCAGAAATTGCCCCCCGCATGTTTAGTTTTAATAGCCCGCATGGGGCCTGTGAAACTTGCGATGGGATTGGGAGCAAGATGTTCATTGACTCTGAATTGGTGATTGGCAATCCTAATTTGTCACTCCGGGAAGGGGCCGTCATTCCTTGGGCAGGTCGTCATTCGCTTTATTATCATGGCATCATGGAAGCACTGGCGAAGCATTATAAGTTTGACCTTTATACCCCGTTCAAAGACTTACCTGAAAAACTTCAAAAAATAATTTTGTGGGGCTCTCATGGTGAAAAAATTCGTTTTTATTATGAACGCGGGGAGGGCAGAGATTTTTATGTAGCGCCTTTTGAAGGGGTGGTTCCGATTTTAGAACGTCGTTTTAAAACGACCGATAGCGATTTAGTTCGAGAAGATATTGAACGCTTCATGAATACTCAGCCCTGTCGAACTTGTATGGGGGGGCGGCTTAATCGCCAGGCCTTAGCCATTAAAGTGGGGGACCAAAATATCTATCAATGGACCCAACTGTCGATCACAACTTGTTTAGAAGAATTTCAAAAATTAAAATTAGGGCGTAAAGACAGCAAAATAGCTGAACGGATTTTAAAAGAAATAACCGATCGATTGCGATTTTTAGTGAATGTAGGAGTAGGTTATTTGAGTTTAGACCGTACCGCGGGGACCCTTTCCGGAGGTGAGGCCCAACGTATTCGTTTGGCTACCCAAATTGGCTCAAGTTTAGTGGGCGTGCTTTATATTTTAGACGAGCCCAGCATTGGGCTTCATCAACGCGATAATCAACGACTCATTGATACGTTAAAAAGGCTTCGGGATATTGGCAACACGGTGTTGGTAGTGGAACATGATGAAGATGCCATTCGTTCGAGCGATTATGTGATCGACATGGGGCCGGGGGCTGGGATCCAGGGTGGCTATGTGGTGGCGGCAGGCACGCCCCAACAAGTAGCCAACCACCCTAAATCTTTGACAGGGCAATTTTTATCCGGAAAAAAGATGATTCCGCTTCCCAAAGAGCGCCGCCCCGGGAATGGGAATTTTTTAGAACTTTTGGGTTGTACGCAGAATAATTTAAAAAATATTAATCTCAAAATCCCCTTGGGAACCTTTACTTGTATTACGGGAGTTTCGGGATCGGGCAAATCAACTTTAATTAGTGAGACGCTTTACAAGGCATTGATGCAATATCTTTTTTCTTCAAAAGATATCCCGGGCAAACACAGCAAAGTGAATGGTTTGGAATATATTGATAAGGTGATTAATATTGATCAGTCGCCCATTGGCCGTACCCCACGTTCCAACCCCGCTACCTATACCGGGTTGTTTGCGCCGATTCGGGATTTGTTTGCCATGAGCCAAGAGGCCAAGGTGCGTGGTTATAAACCAGGGCGATTTTCTTTTAACGTGAAGGGTGGAAGGTGCGAGGCTTGTGAAGGGGATGGATTGCTGCGTATTGAGATGCATTTTTTGCCGGATGTGTATGTGGAATGTGATGAATGTCATGGCACCCGTTACAATCGCGAAACTTTAGAAGTTAAATACAAAAATTATTCCATCGCTGATATCTTGGCCATGGATATCAAAAAGGCGATGGAAGTTTTGGCGAATATCCCTACCGTTCGCAAGATTTTACAAACGCTCTTAGATGTGGGGTTAGGTTATATTGAATTAGGTCAATCGGCCACAACGCTTTCAGGTGGAGAGGCCCAGCGCATTAAGCTTTCCAAGGAACTGGCCAAGCGTGCCACTGGTCGCACCCTTTATATTTTAGACGAACCCACGACTGGTTTACATTTTGCAGACATTCATAATCTCATTGAAGTTTTACAGCGCTTGGTAGATCAAGGTAATACGGTGGTGGTGATCGAACACAATTTAGACGTGATCAAAACGGCGGATCATCTTATTGATTTGGGCCCAGAGGGCGGTGACTTAGGTGGTTATGTAGTGGCGGAAGGGACGCCTGAAGAAATTAGCAAAAACCGAAAATCTTATACGGGCCAATATTTAGCAAGGTTATTGTTGGAAAAAGAAAAACGCAGCGTTGCCTAA
- a CDS encoding phosphoglucomutase/phosphomannomutase family protein, whose translation MAQIKFGTDGWRAIIGADYTYDNVAQVLNAFCLLQQQKSAQGPVVLGYDRRFSSKLFAEHAAKILLAHGFEVLMSDSFCPTPCISWMVKTLKAQSGVVITASHNPFQWNGVKFKESYGGSASPEYCTAVEKEIQKNEGNAIPLGDLKKAQDNGQLKYFSPYERYVEQLKSFVDFKKIQQANLKVVVDSMYGAGSGFLKKILNDSVYEIRHEENPSFGGINPEPIDKNMALTFKTVLEQKANLALVTDGDADRIGAVDERGNFVNSHQIFSLILRHLVTQKGKRGDVVKTVSTTQMVSSIAKRYDLPLHETPIGFKHICAKFLVTKPLMGGEESGGIGIADHVYERDGLLCGLLLCEIVATYQLELSKIIAQLQKEFGPWYFQRQDVHMGVERITKLRQTLQKNPPNQLGDFKVQHTNFVDGFKFILADDSWLLIRPSGTEPLLRIYAETHDELNTEKLLSIGFAMAQQIAK comes from the coding sequence ATGGCCCAAATTAAATTTGGCACGGATGGTTGGCGAGCGATTATCGGTGCCGATTACACTTATGATAACGTAGCCCAAGTTCTTAATGCCTTTTGCCTGTTGCAACAACAAAAGTCGGCCCAAGGCCCGGTCGTTTTAGGCTACGATCGTCGCTTCAGCTCAAAATTATTTGCCGAACATGCTGCAAAAATTTTGTTAGCCCATGGTTTTGAAGTGTTAATGTCTGATTCCTTTTGCCCCACCCCCTGCATTTCGTGGATGGTTAAAACTTTAAAGGCCCAAAGCGGGGTAGTGATTACCGCAAGTCATAATCCCTTTCAATGGAATGGGGTAAAATTCAAAGAGTCCTATGGTGGGTCAGCCAGCCCAGAATATTGCACGGCTGTTGAAAAAGAAATTCAAAAAAATGAAGGCAATGCTATTCCCTTGGGCGACCTTAAAAAAGCGCAAGACAATGGTCAGTTAAAATATTTTTCCCCCTATGAACGTTATGTTGAGCAGCTCAAAAGTTTTGTTGATTTTAAAAAAATTCAACAAGCTAATTTAAAAGTAGTGGTTGATTCGATGTATGGTGCCGGGTCAGGATTTTTAAAAAAAATCTTAAACGATTCAGTTTATGAAATTCGACACGAAGAAAACCCAAGTTTTGGTGGAATAAATCCTGAACCCATCGATAAAAACATGGCCTTAACTTTTAAAACCGTGCTCGAACAAAAAGCCAACCTTGCTTTGGTCACTGATGGCGATGCCGATCGCATTGGGGCGGTTGATGAACGTGGTAACTTTGTTAATTCTCATCAAATTTTTTCGCTTATCCTAAGACATTTGGTAACACAAAAAGGCAAAAGGGGTGATGTGGTCAAGACGGTTTCTACCACTCAAATGGTAAGCTCGATTGCCAAGCGATATGATCTACCCCTGCATGAAACCCCGATTGGGTTTAAACATATTTGTGCAAAATTTTTAGTCACAAAACCTTTAATGGGTGGAGAAGAGTCGGGCGGGATAGGCATTGCCGATCATGTGTATGAGCGCGATGGGCTATTGTGTGGATTGTTGCTCTGTGAAATTGTGGCGACTTATCAACTTGAGCTTTCTAAAATTATTGCGCAATTACAAAAAGAATTTGGGCCTTGGTATTTTCAACGTCAAGATGTGCACATGGGTGTAGAGCGAATCACAAAATTACGACAGACATTGCAAAAAAATCCTCCTAACCAATTGGGTGATTTTAAAGTTCAGCATACTAACTTTGTGGATGGTTTTAAATTTATTTTGGCCGACGACAGTTGGTTACTTATTCGCCCCTCGGGAACGGAACCCTTGCTACGCATTTATGCTGAAACTCACGATGAACTTAACACTGAAAAATTATTGAGTATCGGTTTTGCTATGGCTCAACAAATAGCCAAGTAG
- the pdxA gene encoding 4-hydroxythreonine-4-phosphate dehydrogenase PdxA: protein MIRIAITIGDPLGIGPEIVAKALPHYSNAPVQFKVYGEQGKALDARSAGKASIEFLEAAMQDYSTGQFDALVTAPISKEHVSLAGFGFPGHTEYLASKTNTADFLMMMAATNLKVALVTIHEPLSKVPSLLTQAKIIKTIQLTHAGLKKDFNIEKPRLAVCGLNPHAGEKGKFGREEIEIIAPAIEICQAQGVACVGPKVPDAIFHEAVDGKYDAVVCMYHDQGLIPFKLLHFKDGVNVTLGLPLVRTSPDHGTAFDIAGQGIADPSSMIAAIEMAIEIVKNRDLLSLRG, encoded by the coding sequence ATGATACGCATCGCTATTACAATCGGAGACCCGCTTGGCATAGGCCCAGAGATTGTGGCCAAAGCCCTACCCCATTATTCCAACGCCCCCGTTCAATTTAAAGTTTATGGAGAACAAGGCAAGGCTTTAGATGCACGTTCCGCCGGCAAGGCTTCGATCGAATTTCTTGAAGCGGCTATGCAAGATTATTCTACGGGTCAATTTGATGCCCTAGTAACCGCCCCTATTTCCAAAGAACATGTAAGCCTGGCGGGCTTTGGTTTTCCTGGGCACACCGAATATTTGGCGAGCAAAACAAACACTGCCGATTTTTTAATGATGATGGCCGCGACTAATTTGAAAGTGGCCTTGGTAACCATCCATGAGCCTTTATCCAAGGTGCCAAGTCTTTTGACCCAAGCAAAAATTATCAAAACCATCCAATTAACCCATGCCGGCCTCAAAAAAGATTTCAATATTGAAAAACCTAGGCTAGCGGTATGCGGGCTTAACCCGCATGCAGGAGAGAAAGGCAAATTTGGTCGAGAAGAAATCGAAATCATTGCTCCTGCTATTGAAATTTGCCAGGCTCAAGGTGTAGCCTGTGTTGGGCCCAAGGTGCCGGATGCGATTTTTCATGAGGCGGTTGATGGAAAATATGATGCAGTGGTGTGTATGTACCACGATCAGGGGCTCATTCCGTTTAAGCTTTTGCATTTTAAAGATGGAGTCAATGTAACCTTAGGGTTACCTTTAGTGCGTACTAGCCCAGACCATGGAACGGCTTTTGACATTGCAGGTCAAGGAATTGCGGATCCATCGAGCATGATTGCCGCGATTGAGATGGCAATTGAAATTGTGAAGAATAGGGACCTTCTGTCATTGCGAGGCTAG
- a CDS encoding peptidylprolyl isomerase produces the protein MFLFAYVAKAETVDRVVAIVNSEIITELDLKRVINSLAHQKIAAGDNLKQAALRFLIEEKLFNQEIKNKKIEVTEQEVDEAVASVAKNNGITVDQLKKELAKKGTPFVSYQNQLRQQLTRFKFFNKVLANSVTVTEEDYNRFLDQHGQALQSVGEVKLAQLILPLPASANDEQLNHAIDQAIAIQKQSTSFKVFAKLAEKYSMDPGLAKPEKYTVSSLNPSIKEALVGLKPGQVSKPIRSEHGLHLIFLVEQSGLSDVDRNLIKGQIREKVMEYKMQEELKKYLEKLRESAYIEVKI, from the coding sequence ATGTTTTTATTTGCATATGTGGCTAAGGCCGAAACCGTTGATCGGGTGGTGGCCATTGTAAATTCTGAAATTATTACAGAATTAGATTTGAAACGAGTTATTAATAGTCTTGCTCATCAAAAAATAGCTGCGGGTGACAACCTAAAACAGGCCGCACTGCGGTTCCTCATTGAAGAAAAACTTTTTAACCAAGAAATTAAGAATAAAAAAATTGAGGTGACTGAGCAAGAAGTTGACGAAGCGGTTGCCAGCGTGGCTAAAAATAATGGGATTACAGTAGATCAATTAAAAAAAGAATTAGCTAAAAAAGGCACACCGTTTGTCAGTTATCAAAATCAGCTGCGTCAGCAGTTAACCCGGTTTAAATTTTTTAATAAGGTTTTGGCAAACTCGGTGACCGTGACCGAAGAAGACTATAATCGTTTTCTAGACCAACATGGGCAGGCTTTACAATCGGTAGGCGAAGTCAAATTAGCCCAACTCATTTTGCCTCTGCCGGCTAGTGCCAATGATGAGCAGCTTAACCACGCCATTGATCAGGCCATTGCGATTCAAAAGCAATCCACCAGCTTTAAGGTTTTTGCGAAGTTAGCTGAAAAATATTCGATGGATCCTGGTTTGGCCAAACCTGAAAAATATACGGTGAGTTCACTCAACCCCAGCATCAAAGAAGCCCTGGTTGGTTTAAAGCCAGGCCAGGTAAGCAAGCCCATTCGTTCGGAGCATGGGCTCCATTTGATTTTCTTGGTGGAACAAAGTGGTTTGTCAGACGTCGATCGTAATTTAATCAAAGGGCAGATTCGCGAAAAGGTTATGGAATATAAAATGCAAGAAGAGTTGAAAAAATATTTAGAAAAACTTCGCGAGTCGGCTTATATTGAGGTTAAGATTTAA
- a CDS encoding peptidyl-prolyl cis-trans isomerase: protein MKRRSHHLFMQTILIFLQVFLFSSCARVSDSDTLAMVGEERISVGELRDSLNRQKGILPPEKFEQRAEFAKLKEKTLEDLINKRLMVQKAQDQGFVVSDAELEQEVSKYKSGYSEKDFQAMLAKRGIDYHVWKAIKKENFLVAKFLNSGVLGDGVVTEEEIKNYYQQHDQEWNVPESVHIRQIVTDTQEKAQNIHDRLMKGENFASLASNLSISPEKKAGGDLGFIPKGTFPKVYDVCFTMKPGEISPIIPSSYGFHVFKVIAFRPATRKSLEEVAPKIRQQLELEKKEQKFKDYVLKVRQENKVVIFQNILKKVTL from the coding sequence ATGAAAAGACGTAGTCACCACCTCTTTATGCAGACCATTCTTATTTTTCTGCAGGTTTTTCTTTTCTCCTCATGTGCAAGAGTTTCTGATTCCGACACACTTGCGATGGTGGGGGAGGAGCGTATTTCGGTGGGGGAGTTGCGGGATAGTCTCAATCGGCAAAAGGGGATTTTGCCACCGGAAAAATTTGAACAACGGGCCGAATTTGCCAAGCTTAAAGAAAAAACTTTAGAGGATTTAATCAATAAACGGCTTATGGTGCAGAAGGCGCAAGACCAGGGCTTTGTGGTGAGTGATGCAGAATTAGAGCAAGAAGTTTCTAAATACAAAAGTGGCTATAGCGAAAAAGATTTTCAAGCCATGCTGGCTAAACGCGGGATTGACTATCATGTATGGAAGGCCATTAAAAAAGAAAATTTCTTAGTGGCGAAATTTCTCAATAGTGGGGTGTTAGGTGATGGGGTGGTTACCGAAGAGGAGATCAAAAATTATTATCAGCAACATGATCAAGAATGGAATGTGCCCGAATCGGTTCATATTCGTCAAATTGTGACGGATACTCAAGAAAAGGCGCAAAATATCCACGATCGTTTGATGAAAGGTGAAAACTTTGCAAGCCTAGCCAGCAATTTGTCGATTTCTCCTGAAAAAAAAGCGGGGGGAGATTTGGGATTTATTCCCAAAGGCACCTTTCCTAAGGTCTATGATGTGTGCTTTACTATGAAACCAGGCGAAATTTCGCCGATCATTCCCAGCAGTTATGGGTTTCATGTTTTTAAAGTGATTGCCTTTAGGCCAGCCACGCGAAAAAGTTTAGAAGAAGTTGCCCCTAAAATTAGGCAGCAACTTGAATTAGAAAAAAAGGAACAGAAATTTAAAGACTACGTTTTAAAAGTTAGGCAAGAAAACAAAGTAGTCATTTTTCAAAATATCTTGAAAAAGGTAACGTTATGA
- the mfd gene encoding transcription-repair coupling factor, giving the protein MNWSGLVGSSIPFAMAEHFRREQKPLLVLARTGVVADNLKMDLEFFLGSDAPVLSFPSYDVLPYYGLNPNPLLLAGRIKILFHLLHTRDPFILIVPVAALMRLLPPVGWLKDSKFTLAVGASIARDELTLQLLQLGYYETSLVEDVGSFSKRGGVMDIFPPHLEWPVRVEFFGDVIESIRYFNPENQRSQTELSEFQLIPAREVLLKPENVERALKKFRTLADEADIPKPKRAVFVDPLKEGGSLANLEAYLPLFYEKLNSLLDYLPARTTLIHLEPTELKQHWQELKENIEHAASRSETLEKLILPTQLYWHETDFQQRMSLRPRLPSRGKQSLFEDICIESLNTSSEISEDAVQTHDDLKVLLKGHPIDEHFLDPLKAKIQQWQTQGYFLNFTASGQSQGLRLEDLLERLGFEVSRQQKSFLDWQAGVKSPQKINLFEAVVSTGFVWPAKKIVLVTDEEIFGRKAKRVSAKFKKEQILNTFDELTPGQYVIHADHGVGIYKGLVQLKLEGIGNDYLLLEYLGGDKLYLPVYRLNLLHRYLSGESQIPVLDKLGGFNWQKTLAKAKNSIKAIAGELLRLYAERATLPGHAYPLGGVLMEEFESEFPFTETPDQGRAIREVAEDLQKSYPMDRLLCGDVGFGKTEVAMRAAYQVILNSKQVAVIVPTTVLAHQHFQSFRQRFKDTGVQIGMLSRFIDPHEQKAVLQKLSDQKIDLIIGTHRLLSPDVNFKDLGLVVVDEEHRFGVLQKEKLKKLTKQVDVLAMTATPIPRTLNMALSGIRDLSIISTPPEDRLSIRTYVCPYNEALIREVILREIARGGQVYFVHNRVQSIAGVYEQLKKIIPEAKIAVAHGQMDEGDLEEMMVKFVNHEVNVLLCTTIIESGLDVPTANTLIIDRADQMGLAQLYQLRGRVGRSNVRAYAYLLTPVQGQGQAPDQRSLTRDARARLTVIARYVELGSGFKIAAHDMEIRGIGNLLGEDQSGNLAAIGYEMYSHLLEEAIGELKGEEAALAPEPELKLRLDATIPAEYVSETTLRLTLYRRLAMANQPEEIEGILQEMRDRFGTPPTSLAALAKTMVLKVLAKKAWLRLLRQEKTRFVMAFDPRTPINTKSLHARCDKEPGRFKWISPHELAMGFKEGKEEMAFESLQKFLLSISA; this is encoded by the coding sequence ATGAACTGGTCTGGACTCGTTGGCTCAAGCATTCCCTTTGCCATGGCTGAGCATTTTAGGCGTGAACAAAAACCGCTGCTGGTTTTAGCGCGCACGGGGGTTGTGGCTGACAATCTTAAAATGGATCTTGAATTTTTTCTGGGCAGCGATGCGCCGGTACTTTCTTTTCCTAGTTATGATGTCTTGCCTTATTATGGTTTAAATCCCAATCCCCTGCTCCTGGCCGGTCGCATCAAAATCCTTTTTCATCTTTTACACACCCGAGATCCCTTTATTTTAATTGTTCCGGTGGCGGCCTTGATGCGACTTTTGCCGCCGGTTGGTTGGTTGAAAGATTCAAAGTTTACGCTTGCGGTAGGCGCATCCATTGCGCGAGACGAACTAACTCTTCAGCTTTTGCAATTGGGTTATTATGAGACTTCGTTGGTAGAAGATGTGGGGAGTTTTTCAAAGCGAGGTGGGGTTATGGATATTTTCCCTCCTCACCTTGAATGGCCGGTGCGGGTAGAATTTTTTGGCGATGTGATTGAGAGCATCCGTTATTTTAATCCTGAAAATCAACGTTCGCAAACCGAGCTTTCGGAATTTCAACTGATCCCGGCCCGTGAGGTTTTATTAAAACCCGAAAATGTTGAACGAGCCTTAAAAAAATTTCGCACCTTGGCCGATGAAGCCGATATTCCTAAACCGAAGCGGGCCGTATTTGTAGATCCCCTGAAAGAAGGCGGGAGCTTAGCTAACCTCGAAGCCTACTTGCCGCTTTTTTACGAAAAGCTAAATTCTTTGCTAGATTACTTGCCTGCAAGGACAACCCTAATTCACCTTGAACCCACCGAGCTAAAGCAGCATTGGCAAGAATTAAAAGAAAATATTGAACATGCAGCGAGTCGCAGTGAAACTTTGGAAAAACTAATTTTACCAACTCAGCTCTATTGGCACGAAACAGATTTTCAACAGCGCATGTCATTGCGACCCCGGCTTCCGAGCCGGGGGAAGCAATCTCTATTTGAAGATATTTGTATTGAAAGTTTAAACACCAGCTCTGAAATTTCGGAAGATGCCGTTCAAACCCATGATGATCTCAAAGTGCTGCTCAAAGGGCATCCCATCGATGAGCATTTTCTGGATCCTCTGAAAGCAAAGATTCAGCAATGGCAAACCCAAGGATATTTTTTAAATTTTACGGCAAGTGGCCAAAGCCAGGGTTTACGCTTAGAAGATTTATTAGAACGCTTGGGGTTTGAAGTGTCCCGCCAACAGAAGAGTTTTCTTGATTGGCAGGCTGGTGTAAAATCCCCTCAAAAAATCAATTTATTTGAAGCCGTCGTTTCGACCGGGTTTGTGTGGCCAGCCAAAAAAATTGTTTTAGTGACCGATGAAGAAATCTTTGGTCGCAAAGCCAAACGGGTTTCTGCCAAATTCAAAAAAGAACAAATTTTAAATACCTTTGATGAACTAACTCCCGGGCAATATGTCATTCATGCTGATCACGGGGTGGGTATTTATAAAGGTTTGGTTCAGCTTAAACTCGAAGGCATTGGCAACGACTATCTGCTTTTAGAATATTTGGGGGGCGACAAACTTTATTTGCCCGTGTATCGGCTCAACCTGTTGCATCGCTATTTATCGGGCGAGTCCCAAATCCCGGTGCTAGACAAACTGGGTGGGTTCAATTGGCAAAAGACCCTTGCTAAGGCAAAAAATTCTATCAAGGCCATAGCCGGCGAACTGTTGCGGCTTTATGCCGAACGCGCCACTCTGCCGGGCCATGCTTATCCCTTGGGGGGCGTGTTGATGGAAGAATTTGAATCTGAGTTTCCCTTTACCGAAACCCCCGATCAGGGGCGCGCCATTCGTGAGGTAGCGGAAGATTTGCAAAAATCTTACCCCATGGATCGTTTGCTTTGTGGCGATGTAGGTTTTGGCAAAACCGAAGTTGCGATGCGCGCCGCTTATCAAGTGATTTTAAACAGCAAGCAAGTTGCCGTGATCGTTCCTACTACTGTTTTGGCGCATCAACATTTTCAAAGTTTTAGACAGCGCTTTAAAGATACGGGTGTGCAGATTGGCATGTTGTCTCGATTCATTGACCCACACGAGCAAAAAGCAGTTTTACAAAAATTGTCTGATCAAAAAATCGATCTTATCATTGGAACGCATCGTTTGTTATCACCCGATGTCAATTTTAAAGATTTAGGTTTAGTGGTGGTCGATGAAGAACATCGCTTTGGGGTTTTGCAAAAAGAAAAATTAAAAAAATTAACCAAACAAGTCGATGTGTTGGCCATGACCGCAACCCCCATTCCGCGCACGCTTAACATGGCCCTTTCGGGGATTCGCGATTTGAGCATCATTAGCACTCCTCCCGAGGACCGCCTCAGTATTCGCACTTACGTGTGCCCTTATAACGAAGCCTTGATTCGTGAAGTTATTTTAAGAGAGATTGCGCGTGGGGGTCAGGTGTATTTTGTGCATAACCGCGTGCAATCGATTGCAGGTGTCTATGAACAGCTTAAAAAAATTATCCCTGAGGCAAAAATTGCGGTGGCGCATGGGCAAATGGATGAGGGTGATTTAGAAGAAATGATGGTGAAGTTTGTCAATCATGAAGTCAATGTGTTGTTATGCACAACCATCATTGAATCAGGTTTAGATGTTCCTACCGCCAACACCCTCATCATCGATCGGGCAGACCAAATGGGGCTGGCGCAATTGTACCAGTTGCGGGGGCGGGTGGGGCGTTCGAATGTGCGTGCCTATGCCTATTTGTTAACCCCTGTTCAAGGCCAGGGGCAGGCCCCTGATCAACGCAGCCTTACCCGCGATGCGAGGGCGCGGTTAACCGTGATTGCGCGCTATGTAGAATTGGGTTCGGGTTTTAAAATAGCCGCTCACGACATGGAAATTCGCGGGATTGGAAATTTGTTGGGCGAAGATCAATCAGGAAATTTAGCAGCCATTGGTTATGAAATGTACAGTCATCTTTTAGAAGAGGCGATTGGCGAATTGAAGGGAGAAGAGGCTGCGCTTGCACCAGAACCCGAATTAAAATTGCGCTTGGATGCAACTATTCCAGCAGAATATGTGAGCGAGACCACCTTGCGTTTAACGTTGTATCGCCGTTTGGCCATGGCCAATCAACCCGAAGAAATTGAAGGCATTTTACAAGAGATGCGCGATCGCTTTGGCACGCCACCCACCTCCCTTGCAGCTTTGGCCAAAACCATGGTCTTAAAAGTGTTGGCCAAAAAGGCCTGGCTTCGTTTGTTGCGGCAAGAAAAAACACGTTTTGTGATGGCCTTTGACCCACGTACTCCTATTAATACCAAGAGTTTACATGCCCGTTGTGATAAAGAACCGGGGCGTTTTAAATGGATTTCGCCGCATGAGCTTGCTATGGGTTTTAAAGAGGGAAAAGAGGAGATGGCGTTTGAAAGCCTGCAGAAATTTCTATTGTCAATATCTGCATAA